In a single window of the Aridibaculum aurantiacum genome:
- a CDS encoding MBL fold metallo-hydrolase: MSLFISSINSGSNGNCYYIGNHNEAILVDVGISCKEVEKRMARLGLNINKIKAIFISHEHTDHIRGLAVLAKKFRLPVYITANTYRSCGVEISAEQVFEFKPNQPIAIGELCIMPFPKLHDACDPTSFTVSCGNVVVGVFTDIGFPCSHVVKHFQLCNAAFLEANYDDAMLDQGNYPYHLKRRIKGGNGHLSNAQALQLFHNHRPAFMSHLLLSHLSKNNNCPKLVHELFSKNCGDVNVVVASRYEESAVYEISAGKQAASVIRKAAASSQLALAFA, from the coding sequence ATGTCCTTGTTTATATCATCTATCAATTCAGGAAGTAACGGCAACTGCTACTACATTGGCAACCATAACGAGGCCATACTGGTAGATGTTGGGATTTCCTGTAAAGAGGTGGAGAAACGTATGGCGAGGCTTGGTTTGAACATCAACAAGATCAAAGCCATTTTTATTTCGCATGAGCACACAGACCATATTCGTGGGTTGGCTGTACTTGCTAAAAAATTCCGGCTACCGGTTTATATCACTGCCAACACCTACCGATCATGTGGGGTAGAAATTTCGGCCGAACAAGTTTTTGAATTCAAACCCAACCAGCCTATAGCTATCGGTGAACTTTGTATCATGCCTTTTCCTAAGCTACACGATGCATGCGATCCAACCAGTTTCACTGTTTCCTGTGGTAACGTGGTTGTAGGCGTTTTTACAGATATTGGTTTTCCTTGCAGTCATGTAGTAAAACATTTCCAGCTGTGTAATGCTGCTTTCCTTGAAGCTAATTATGATGATGCTATGCTGGACCAGGGGAATTATCCTTACCATCTGAAGCGGCGGATAAAAGGTGGTAATGGACATTTGAGCAATGCGCAGGCACTGCAGTTGTTTCACAATCACAGGCCTGCATTTATGAGCCACCTGTTGTTGTCGCACTTGTCTAAAAACAATAACTGCCCTAAGCTGGTGCATGAGCTTTTCAGCAAAAATTGTGGAGATGTAAATGTGGTTGTTGCCTCTCGTTATGAAGAGAGTGCTGTATATGAAATATCTGCAGGCAAACAAGCTGCCAGTGTTATTCGTAAAGCAGCTGCTTCTTCACAGCTTGCTTTGGCTTTTGCATAA